A window of the Fuscovulum sp. genome harbors these coding sequences:
- a CDS encoding Crp/Fnr family transcriptional regulator: MKEPTAVLSVQDSPFARKLSAFVRLSQEEMEAMSDLYRRRRHFAVGSDMIHQGQKDQCAYVLASGWASSYKILPDGSRQIVDFQIPGDFLGLRSVLFRTSDHNVEPLTPMQASEVQQKDLLDVFGRTPRLAMAVLWAASRDEAMVVERLVDLGRRSASVRMAHFLLELGSRLRMVGLGDRTGYACPLSQYLLADALGLSAVHVNRVLRELREEGLLTFQRGRVTFDDYDALVAHADFDRAYLDLDGPLLG, translated from the coding sequence ATGAAAGAACCGACCGCCGTTCTGTCAGTGCAGGACAGCCCCTTTGCGCGAAAACTTTCGGCCTTCGTCCGGCTTTCGCAGGAAGAAATGGAGGCGATGTCGGACCTCTATCGCCGTCGCCGCCATTTCGCGGTGGGCAGCGACATGATCCATCAAGGGCAGAAAGATCAATGCGCCTATGTGCTCGCCTCGGGGTGGGCGTCGTCTTACAAGATTCTTCCTGACGGCTCGCGGCAGATCGTGGATTTCCAGATCCCGGGTGATTTTCTGGGATTGCGGTCGGTGTTGTTCCGCACTTCGGACCATAATGTGGAACCGCTGACCCCGATGCAGGCATCGGAGGTGCAGCAGAAGGACCTGCTGGATGTCTTTGGCCGCACGCCCCGGTTGGCCATGGCGGTCCTGTGGGCCGCGTCGCGGGATGAAGCCATGGTGGTGGAGCGTCTGGTCGATCTGGGGCGTCGTTCAGCATCGGTGCGGATGGCGCATTTTCTGCTGGAACTGGGGTCCCGGTTGCGGATGGTTGGGCTGGGGGATCGGACCGGCTATGCCTGCCCGTTGTCGCAATACCTGCTGGCGGATGCGTTGGGGCTGAGCGCGGTGCATGTGAATCGGGTGCTGCGCGAGTTGCGGGAAGAGGGATTGCTGACGTTTCAGCGTGGGCGGGTCACCTTTGACGATTATGACGCGCTGGTTGCCCATGCGGATTTTGACCGCGCCTATCTGGATCTGGACGGGCCGTTGCTGGGATAG
- a CDS encoding SDR family oxidoreductase, translated as MPLPQGPAIITGGSSGIGLATALRLAERGHPVALIARKPALLHEAAQRIRAQSPGLPVHVEAADVTDAAGLTAAIQRCVDALGPPGLLVCSAGITVPGRFADIAPQAHLDVMNVNYFGCLNALRATLPHLLPKGRIGLISSAAGLSGLYGYSAYAPSKFALRGLAEVLRVELAPNGIGVTLCMPPDTDTPQLTAELPLRPAVTSRMAALGGVLSADQVATALIRGMAANRFLVLPGTSIKALHLVGGLAGPPMRWLQAWYLRRS; from the coding sequence ATGCCCCTGCCCCAAGGACCGGCCATCATCACCGGAGGCTCGAGCGGCATCGGCCTTGCCACGGCGCTGCGTCTGGCCGAACGGGGCCACCCCGTCGCGCTGATAGCCCGCAAACCCGCCCTGCTGCACGAGGCTGCGCAGAGGATTCGCGCCCAAAGCCCCGGCCTGCCCGTGCATGTCGAAGCCGCCGACGTGACCGATGCTGCCGGCCTGACCGCCGCCATCCAGCGCTGCGTCGATGCGCTGGGTCCGCCGGGACTGCTGGTCTGCTCTGCCGGCATCACCGTGCCCGGCCGCTTTGCCGACATCGCGCCACAGGCGCATCTGGATGTGATGAACGTCAACTACTTCGGCTGCCTGAACGCCCTGCGCGCCACCCTGCCGCATCTTCTGCCCAAAGGACGCATCGGCCTGATCTCTTCCGCGGCGGGCCTGTCCGGGCTTTACGGCTACAGCGCCTATGCCCCCTCAAAATTCGCCCTGCGTGGCCTCGCCGAGGTTTTGCGCGTGGAACTGGCGCCGAACGGCATCGGCGTCACGCTCTGCATGCCTCCCGATACAGATACACCGCAACTCACGGCGGAACTCCCGCTGCGCCCGGCGGTCACCAGCCGGATGGCAGCCCTTGGCGGCGTCCTGAGCGCGGATCAGGTCGCCACGGCGCTGATCCGCGGCATGGCAGCGAACCGGTTTCTCGTCTTGCCGGGTACGTCGATCAAGGCGCTGCATCTGGTCGGCGGCCTTGCCGGCCCGCCCATGCGCTGGCTTCAGGCCTGGTATCTGCGCCGGTCCTGA
- a CDS encoding lysylphosphatidylglycerol synthase transmembrane domain-containing protein, whose product MRPGLRQALRAAAAVAVIALVWRMVDGAEVAARLRALRPGWVAVAIGLLLAQTVLSALRWRLTAAQLGHQMGLRRAVREYFLAQVVNLALPGGVLGDAGRAVRAGAVAGLERAGQAVVFERLAGQAALVAVVLLAALVVSLAPGGIVLPGAMLAGLGLVAVGLGVAAGLFVLAGARWPRLAAWRAAAARAVFAHGVWQQQVVLSLGTVAANLLAFAACAAAVGVWLPLGAVLVILPLVLFTMLVPLTIGGWGLREGAAVVLFPLAGATGAEGFAASAAFGVVFLLTSVLGMALWLWPGRAEPGRQQG is encoded by the coding sequence GTGAGGCCGGGGCTGCGGCAGGCCTTGCGGGCAGCAGCGGCGGTGGCCGTGATTGCGCTGGTTTGGCGGATGGTGGACGGGGCCGAGGTGGCGGCGCGGCTGCGCGCACTGCGGCCCGGTTGGGTGGCGGTGGCGATTGGCCTGCTGCTGGCGCAGACCGTGCTGTCGGCGCTGCGCTGGCGGCTGACGGCGGCGCAGCTTGGCCATCAGATGGGGCTGCGGCGCGCGGTGCGGGAGTATTTTCTGGCGCAGGTGGTGAACCTTGCCTTGCCCGGTGGGGTGCTGGGCGATGCGGGGCGGGCGGTGCGCGCGGGCGCGGTGGCGGGGTTGGAGCGGGCCGGGCAGGCGGTGGTGTTCGAGCGGCTGGCGGGACAAGCGGCGCTGGTTGCGGTGGTGCTGCTGGCTGCGCTTGTGGTGAGCCTTGCGCCGGGGGGGATCGTGTTGCCCGGCGCGATGCTGGCGGGGCTGGGCTTGGTGGCGGTGGGGCTTGGGGTCGCGGCAGGGTTGTTTGTGCTGGCGGGCGCGCGGTGGCCGCGATTGGCGGCATGGCGCGCGGCGGCGGCGCGGGCGGTGTTTGCGCACGGGGTCTGGCAGCAGCAAGTGGTGTTGAGCCTGGGGACGGTGGCGGCGAACCTGCTGGCCTTTGCGGCCTGTGCGGCGGCGGTGGGCGTCTGGCTGCCCTTGGGCGCGGTTCTGGTGATCCTGCCGCTGGTGCTATTCACCATGCTGGTGCCGTTGACCATCGGCGGCTGGGGCCTGCGCGAGGGGGCGGCAGTGGTGCTGTTTCCGCTGGCAGGTGCGACGGGGGCCGAGGGCTTTGCGGCCAGTGCGGCCTTTGGCGTGGTGTTCCTGCTGACATCCGTGCTGGGGATGGCGCTGTGGCTTTGGCCGGGGCGGGCAGAGCCGGGACGCCAGCAGGGTTAG
- a CDS encoding polysaccharide pyruvyl transferase family protein, with translation MTTSLRQSVAETGSIPLSFVLGDRVANLGDALSPVMVTLLSGLPSSHKAQNSTAIRMAAVGTIAHGFTGGEVWLWGTGTSKYRNPLHKGPGKEPFIPNSVAKFRVTATRGPVTRRILGDENAVGTPAYGDPVWLLPRFYRPKLKKRWKLGVIVHLADLKDRSLDAQVKDAFLRYHIPESERSSVRLINTVTDVTPDALRARLNDILECERLVSTSLHGMVFAESYGIPCLYFSPRGKVSGLSELDLLDEDSVDLRIIDLYRGMGRNKLPVYVQDRKKHTDWAHLMRTIDDVWRPIDFDTDPLINAFPLDLWPLKAPVGKTIFDHPLIQSIPITKRNPEHLREVLQDSKPITDLLQFWRR, from the coding sequence GTGACAACCTCTCTCAGACAGTCCGTCGCAGAAACCGGCAGCATCCCGCTGTCTTTCGTTCTGGGTGATCGTGTCGCCAACCTCGGCGACGCGCTCAGCCCGGTCATGGTCACCCTGCTCTCCGGCCTGCCCAGCAGCCACAAGGCCCAGAACAGCACAGCGATCCGCATGGCCGCCGTCGGAACCATCGCGCATGGCTTCACCGGGGGCGAGGTATGGCTCTGGGGAACCGGCACCTCGAAATACCGCAACCCCCTGCATAAGGGGCCCGGCAAGGAACCCTTCATCCCCAACAGCGTGGCCAAGTTCCGCGTCACTGCCACCCGCGGCCCGGTCACCCGCCGCATCCTTGGCGATGAAAACGCCGTCGGCACGCCCGCCTATGGCGATCCGGTCTGGCTCCTGCCCCGTTTCTATCGGCCCAAACTGAAGAAACGCTGGAAACTGGGCGTGATCGTCCATCTCGCCGATCTCAAAGATCGCAGTCTGGACGCGCAGGTGAAGGATGCCTTCCTGCGCTACCACATCCCTGAAAGCGAACGCAGCTCCGTTCGCCTGATCAACACTGTGACCGACGTCACCCCCGATGCCCTGCGCGCGCGCCTGAACGACATTCTGGAATGCGAACGCCTCGTCTCCACCAGCCTGCACGGCATGGTCTTCGCCGAAAGCTACGGTATCCCCTGCCTCTACTTCTCGCCGCGCGGCAAGGTCAGCGGTCTGTCCGAACTGGATCTTCTCGACGAAGACAGCGTCGATCTGCGCATCATCGATCTGTACCGGGGGATGGGCCGCAACAAGCTCCCGGTCTATGTGCAGGACCGCAAGAAACACACCGATTGGGCCCATCTGATGCGGACGATCGATGATGTCTGGCGGCCGATCGACTTTGACACCGACCCCTTGATCAACGCCTTTCCGCTGGACCTTTGGCCCCTCAAGGCCCCGGTAGGCAAGACGATCTTCGATCACCCGCTGATCCAGTCCATCCCGATCACCAAACGCAACCCCGAGCATCTGCGCGAGGTGTTGCAGGATTCAAAACCCATCACCGATCTGCTGCAATTCTGGCGGCGCTGA
- a CDS encoding glycosyltransferase family 1 protein translates to MIDGMNLALDKGTGVSTYARNLSYELHNMGLGVDVLYGSRSYGGRDGLLREIDFFDPVTEKSKLERIIHQTTEMARTFLWSSPKAIPRTGKVISKTFSSRMPYADQLWNASNLFGAADAYFYLTGQRKPVRLAQPPEIMHWTYPLPLRMMGAKNIYTLHDLVPLRLPYTTLDPKKHYLKLMRRIVKRADHIITVSETSRNDIIELLRCPESKVTNTYQSVDIPAKLRNRPDDVVQREVEGTFGLPYKGYFLFFGSLEPKKNVGRLIEAYLSSKVESPLVIVGAQAWKSENELRLINDTTNRFLEQIGSLTITRDRIRRFDYAPFPLLVSLIRGAKAVTFPSLYEGFGLPILEAMLLGTPVITSRESSTPEVAGDAALLIDPYDPRAIADAIIELDRNADLRAKLSAAGVKQAARYAPEIYRDRLRDVYLQVLGRPI, encoded by the coding sequence ATGATCGACGGGATGAACCTCGCCCTCGACAAAGGCACCGGGGTTTCCACCTATGCGCGCAACCTGTCCTATGAACTGCACAACATGGGCCTCGGCGTCGATGTGCTCTATGGCAGCCGGTCTTATGGCGGGCGGGATGGTTTGCTTCGAGAGATCGACTTCTTCGATCCCGTGACCGAAAAGTCAAAACTGGAACGCATCATTCACCAGACCACAGAGATGGCCCGCACCTTCCTGTGGTCCTCTCCAAAGGCAATCCCGCGCACCGGCAAGGTCATTTCCAAGACCTTCTCCTCACGGATGCCCTATGCAGACCAGCTTTGGAATGCGAGCAACCTTTTCGGTGCCGCTGATGCCTATTTCTATCTCACTGGACAACGCAAACCAGTGCGTCTCGCCCAACCCCCTGAAATCATGCACTGGACCTATCCGCTGCCGCTGCGGATGATGGGCGCAAAGAACATCTACACCCTGCATGATCTGGTCCCGTTGCGTCTGCCCTACACCACGCTGGACCCGAAAAAGCACTACCTCAAACTGATGCGGCGCATCGTCAAACGCGCCGACCACATCATCACGGTGTCCGAAACCTCACGCAACGACATCATCGAATTGCTGCGTTGCCCCGAAAGCAAGGTCACCAACACCTACCAATCCGTCGACATCCCGGCCAAGCTCCGCAACCGCCCCGACGACGTGGTCCAGCGCGAGGTCGAAGGCACCTTCGGCCTGCCCTACAAGGGCTACTTCCTGTTCTTCGGCTCTCTCGAACCGAAAAAGAACGTCGGCCGCCTGATCGAGGCTTATCTTTCGTCCAAGGTCGAATCCCCGCTCGTCATCGTCGGCGCGCAGGCCTGGAAATCCGAAAACGAACTGCGCCTGATCAACGACACGACCAACCGCTTTCTGGAACAGATCGGCAGCCTGACCATCACCCGCGACCGGATCCGCCGCTTTGACTATGCCCCGTTCCCCCTGCTCGTCAGCCTGATCCGGGGGGCCAAGGCCGTGACCTTCCCCTCGCTCTACGAAGGGTTCGGCCTGCCCATCCTCGAAGCGATGCTGCTGGGAACGCCTGTCATCACATCGCGCGAAAGCTCCACGCCGGAAGTGGCGGGCGACGCCGCCCTGCTGATCGACCCGTACGATCCCCGCGCCATCGCCGACGCGATCATCGAACTGGACCGCAACGCCGATCTGCGAGCGAAACTCTCTGCGGCCGGCGTGAAACAGGCCGCGCGCTATGCGCCCGAAATCTATCGCGACCGGCTGCGCGACGTTTATTTACAGGTTCTCGGCCGCCCCATCTGA
- a CDS encoding polysaccharide pyruvyl transferase family protein yields MDYLNFGDALSPVMVALLSGRQIRRVPTRSRSLRMAAVGTIGHGFAEGEVWFWGTGCSSWKNPSAPLDERVPFTVPPQSKFVVTATRGPVSEQLLAGPDGHKPGVYGDPVWILPQFYRPQVEKKWKIGAILHLSELKDRSPVAIPRDNIRRFDIPAELADDVHLITTCAPISMQAIGDKIDEILACERIVSTSLHGMVIAESYGIPCLYFAPNGDVIGPAEKPLDPQGDLDLRIIDLYRGLGKSSVMTYVQPRDALTDWPAVMAAVDHHWRPVTLDTQPLIDAFPFPLNPVVPAPGQTIWQHPVLTDLCLQHDVVALRQADARANAVATPPRKAPAPRRFGPQDKQDLLSRLVADHGGVPLSWVASTQGTPYANLGDALSAVVVAALAGVPVRHAHFDKACERLVGVGTIGHAQKNGTLHVWGTGFDATRNAVQPDLGHFIAPPDTAFHVHATRGPRSAGLLREAGLTSGPCAHGDPVWLLPRIWPMADVAKTTDIGVIVHITELDALRPDAPLRAAYRRYDIPETLSGSIRVINTLTEPTLEALKAKVAEIASCRMILSTSLHGLVIAETYGIPCAWFSTEGPGTGTRLDLADDSVKIDHRMRDFYLGAGASHLPTFAQDRQDPTDWQAAADFVMANWAPLELDAADLVQSFPLPLAPRDAKGQWRLTSRAETDFRF; encoded by the coding sequence ATGGACTATCTGAATTTCGGCGATGCGCTCAGTCCGGTCATGGTGGCCCTGCTGTCCGGCCGCCAGATCCGCCGCGTTCCCACCCGATCCAGATCGCTCCGCATGGCGGCTGTCGGCACCATCGGCCACGGTTTCGCCGAGGGCGAGGTCTGGTTCTGGGGCACCGGCTGCTCCAGCTGGAAGAACCCCTCCGCCCCGCTGGACGAGCGCGTTCCCTTCACCGTCCCCCCCCAGTCCAAGTTCGTTGTCACCGCCACGCGCGGCCCCGTCTCGGAACAGCTTCTCGCCGGTCCTGATGGCCACAAACCGGGGGTGTACGGCGATCCGGTTTGGATCCTGCCGCAGTTCTATCGCCCGCAGGTCGAAAAGAAATGGAAGATCGGCGCCATCCTCCACCTGTCGGAACTCAAGGATCGCAGCCCCGTTGCCATCCCGCGCGACAATATCCGCCGCTTCGACATCCCGGCAGAGCTTGCAGATGACGTTCACCTGATCACCACCTGCGCGCCCATCTCGATGCAGGCCATCGGCGACAAGATCGACGAAATCCTCGCCTGCGAACGCATCGTGTCCACCAGCCTGCACGGCATGGTCATCGCCGAATCCTACGGCATTCCTTGCCTTTACTTCGCACCAAACGGTGACGTGATCGGTCCGGCGGAAAAACCGCTCGATCCGCAGGGCGATCTCGATCTGCGCATCATCGATCTGTATCGCGGCCTCGGCAAATCATCGGTCATGACCTATGTGCAGCCGCGCGACGCGTTGACGGATTGGCCCGCGGTCATGGCCGCGGTCGATCACCACTGGCGCCCCGTCACCCTCGATACGCAGCCGCTGATCGACGCCTTTCCCTTCCCGCTCAACCCTGTGGTTCCAGCACCGGGCCAGACGATCTGGCAGCATCCGGTCCTTACCGACCTGTGCCTTCAGCATGATGTCGTGGCCCTGCGACAGGCCGATGCGCGGGCCAATGCGGTTGCGACACCCCCGCGCAAGGCACCCGCGCCCCGCCGGTTCGGCCCGCAGGACAAACAAGATCTGCTGTCGCGCCTTGTGGCCGATCACGGCGGTGTTCCGCTCTCCTGGGTGGCCAGCACGCAAGGCACACCCTATGCCAATCTCGGCGATGCCCTCAGCGCCGTCGTGGTGGCCGCCCTTGCCGGCGTTCCCGTCCGCCACGCCCATTTCGACAAAGCCTGCGAACGACTGGTCGGCGTCGGCACCATCGGGCACGCGCAAAAGAATGGCACCCTGCATGTCTGGGGCACCGGCTTCGACGCCACCCGCAACGCCGTGCAACCCGATCTGGGCCATTTCATCGCCCCACCGGACACCGCCTTTCACGTCCATGCCACCCGCGGCCCCCGCAGCGCCGGGCTATTGCGCGAGGCGGGCCTGACGTCCGGGCCCTGCGCCCATGGCGATCCGGTCTGGCTTCTGCCCCGCATCTGGCCCATGGCGGATGTGGCCAAGACCACCGATATCGGCGTGATCGTCCACATCACCGAACTGGATGCGCTGCGCCCCGATGCGCCCCTTCGCGCCGCCTACCGGCGCTATGACATTCCCGAAACGCTGTCAGGCTCGATCCGGGTCATCAACACCCTTACCGAACCTACGCTTGAGGCGCTCAAGGCCAAGGTCGCCGAAATCGCGTCCTGCCGCATGATCCTGTCCACCAGTCTGCACGGCCTTGTCATTGCCGAAACCTATGGGATCCCCTGCGCCTGGTTCAGCACCGAAGGCCCTGGCACCGGCACCCGGCTGGACCTTGCCGATGACAGCGTGAAGATTGATCACCGGATGCGCGATTTCTATCTCGGCGCCGGGGCAAGCCATCTGCCCACCTTCGCCCAGGATCGCCAGGACCCCACCGATTGGCAGGCGGCAGCCGATTTCGTCATGGCAAACTGGGCCCCGCTGGAACTGGATGCCGCCGATCTGGTCCAGAGCTTCCCCCTCCCCCTCGCTCCACGGGATGCCAAGGGCCAATGGCGGCTCACATCCCGAGCCGAAACGGATTTCCGGTTCTGA